A window from Urocitellus parryii isolate mUroPar1 chromosome 1, mUroPar1.hap1, whole genome shotgun sequence encodes these proteins:
- the Apc gene encoding adenomatous polyposis coli protein isoform X1: MYVSLGFGPVAALPASVPSSTLGPGAPAAAGTVTGRRAQASGRRANVWQEVLKQLQGSIEDEAMASSGQIDFLERLKELTLDSSNFPGVKLRSKMSLRSYGSREGSVSSRSGECSPVPMGSFPRRGFVNGSRESTGYLEELEKERSLLLADLDKEEKEKDWYYAQLQNLTKRIDSLPLTENFSLQTDMTRRQLEYEARQIRVAMEEQLGTCQDMEKRAQRRIARIQQIEKDILRIRQLLQSQATEAERSSQNKHEAGSHEAERQNEGQGVAEINMATSGGGQGLTTRMDHETASVLSSGSTHSAPRRLTSHLGTKVEMVYSLLSMLGTHDKDDMSRTLLAMSSSQDSCISMRQSGCLPLLIQLLHGNDKDSVLLGNSRGSKEARARASAALHNIIHSQPDDKRGRREIRVLHLLEQIRAYCETCWEWQEAHEQGMDQDKNPMPAPVEHQICPAVCVLMKLSFDEEHRHAMNELGRKATRGISSQELGQGLSGGLQAIAELLQVDCEMYGLTNDHYSITLRRYAGMALTNLTFGDVANKATLCSMKGCMRALVAQLKSESEDLQQVIASVLRNLSWRADVNSKKTLREVGSVKALMECALEVKKESTLKSVLSALWNLSAHCTENKADICAVDGALAFLVGTLTYRSQTNTLAIIESGGGILRNVSSLIATNEDHRQILRENNCLQTLLQHLKSHSLTIVSNACGTLWNLSARNPKDQEALWDMGAVSMLKNLIHSKHKMIAMGSAAALRNLMANRPAKYKDANIMSPGSSLPSLHVRKQKALEAELDAQHLSETFDNIDNLSPKASHRSKQRHKQNLYGDYVFDTNRHDDNRSDNFNTGNMTVLSPYLNTTVLPSSSSSRGSLDSSRSEKDRSLERERGIGLSSYHPTTENPGTSSKRGLPISTTAAQIAKVMEEVSAIHTSQEDRNSGSTTELHCVTDERNAIRRSSTAHTHSNTYNFTKSENSNRTCSMPYGKLEYKRSSNDSLNSVSSSDGYGKRGQMKPSVESYSEDDESKFCSYGQYPADLAHKIHSANHMDDNDGELDTPINYSLKYSDEQLNSGRQSPSQNERWARPKHIIEDEIKQNEQRQSRSQNTTYPVYTESTDDKHLKFQPHFGQQECVSPYRSRGTNGSETNRVGSGHGINQNVNQSLCQEDDYEDDKPTNYSERYSEEEQHEEEERPTNYSIKYNEEKHHVDQPIDYSLKYATDISSSQKPSFPFSKSSSAQNTKTEHISSNSEKASTPSSNAKRQTQLHPSSAQNRNGQTQKTTTCKVPSINQETIQTYCVEDTPICFSRCSSLSSLSSAEDEIGCDQTTQEADSSNTLQIAEIKENNVTRSTEDPVSEVPTVSQHGRTKPSRLQASSLSSESTRHKAVEFSSGAKSPSKSGAQTPKSPPEHYVQETPLMFSRCTSVSSLDSFESRSIASSVQSEPCSGMVSGIISPSDLPDSPGQTMPPSRSKTPPPPPQTVQTKREVPKNKVPTTEKRESGPKQAAVNAAVQRVQVLPDADTLLHFATESTPDGFSCSSSLSALSLDEPFIQKDVELRIMPPVHENDNGNETEPEQPEESNENQDKEAEKPVDSEKDLLDDSDDDDIEILEECIISAMPTKSSRKAKKLAQTASKLPPPVARKPSQLPVYKLLPSQNRLQAQKHVSFTPGDDMPRVYCVEGTPINFSTATSLSDLTIESPPNELAAGEGIRAGAQSGEFEKRDTIPTEGRSTDEAQRGKTSSVTMPELDDSKTEEGDILAECINSAMPKGKSHKPFRVKKIMDQVQQASVSSSGTNKNQIDSKKKKPTSPVKPMPQNTEYRTRVKKNTDSKNNLNTEPAFSDNKDSKKQNLKTNSKDFNDKLPNNEDRVRGSFTFDSPHHYTPIEGTPYCFSRNDSLSSLDFDDDDVDLSREKAELRKGKDSKDSEAKVTSHTELTSSQQSSNKSQAVTKHPISRGQSKPILQKQPTFPQSSKDIPDRGAATDEKLQNFAIENTPVCFSRNSSLSSLSDIDQENNNNKENEPIKETAPPASQGEPSKPQASGYAPKSFHVEDTPVCFSRNSSLSSLSIDSEDDLLQECISSAMPKKKRPSRLKGDNEKHSPRNMGGILAEDLTLDLKDIQKPDSEHGLSPDSENFDWKAIQEGANSIVSSLHQAAAAACLSRQASSDSDSILSLKSGISLGSPFHLTPDQEEKPFTGNKGPRILKPGEKSTLETKKMESENKGIKGGKKVYKSLITGKVRSNSEISSQMKQPLQTNMPLISRGRTMIHIPGVRNSSSSTSPVSKKGPPLKTPASKSPSEGQAATTSPRGTKPSVKSELSPVTRQTSQIGGSNKGPSRSGSRDSTPSRPAQQPLTRPMQSPGRNSISPGRNGISPPNKLSQLPRTSSPSTASTKSSGSGKMSYTSPGRQMSQQNLTKQTGLSKNTSSIPRSESASKGLNQMNNSNGSSKKVELSRMSSTKSSGSESDRSERPVLVRQSTFIKEAPSPTLRRKLEESASFESLSPSSRPDSPTRSQAQTPVLSPSLPDMSLSTHSSVQAGGWRKLPPNLSPTIEYNDGRPVKRHDIARSHSESPSRLPINRSGTWKREHSKHSSSLPRVSTWRRTGSSSSILSASSESSEKAKSEDEKHVNSVSGTKQTKENQVSTKGTWRKIKESEISPTNITSQNTSSGATNGAESKTLIYQMAPAVSKTEDVWVRIEDCPINNPRSGRSPTGNTPPVIDSVSEKGNPNVKDLKDNQGKQNGGNGSVPVHTMGLENRLNSFIQVDAPDQKGTETKQGQSNPVPAAETSESSIAERTPFSSSSSSKHSSPSGTVAARVTPFNYNPSPRKSSADSTSARPSQIPTPVNNTKKRDSKTDSTESSGTQSPKRHSGSYLVTSV; this comes from the exons GGTTTAACTACACGAATGGACCATGAAACAGCCAGTGTTTTGAGTTCTGGTAGCACACACTCTGCTCCTCGAAGACTGACAAGTCATTTGGGAACCAAG GTGGAAATGGTGTATTCATTGTTGTCAATGCTTGGTACTCATGATAAGGATGATATGTCACGAACTTTGCTAGCCATGTCTAGCTCCCAAGACAGCTGTATATCCATGCGACAGTCTGGATGTCTTCCTCTCCTCATCCAGCTTTTACATGGCAATGACAAAGACTCTGTATTGTTGGGAAATTCCCGGGGCAGTAAAGAGGCTCGGGCCAGGGCCAGTGCAGCACTCCACAACATCATTCACTCACAGCCTGATGACAAGAGAGGCAGGCGTGAAATCCGAGTCCTTCATCTTTTGGAACAGATACGAGCTTACTGTGAAACCTGTTGGGAGTGGCAGGAAGCCCATGAACAAGGCATGGACCAGGACAAAAATCCAA TGCCAGCTCCTGTTGAACATCAGATCTGTCCTGCTGTTTGTGTTCTAATGAAACTTTCATTTGATGAAGAGCATAGACATGCAATGAATGAACTTG gTAGGAAGGCTACCCGGGGCATTTCATCACAGGAGCTAGGGCAGGGGCTTTCAG GGGGACTACAGGCCATTGCAGAATTATTGCAAGTGGACTGTGAAATGTATGGGCTTACTAATGACCACTACAGTATTACTTTAAGACGATATGCTGGAATGGCTTTGACAAACTTGACTTTTGGAGATGTAGCCAACAAG GCTACACTATGCTCTATGAAAGGCTGCATGAGAGCACTTGTGGCCCAACTAAAATCTGAAAGTGAAGACTTACAGCAG GTTATTGCAAGTGTTTTGAGGAATCTGTCTTGGCGAGCAGATGTAAATAGTAAAAAGACATTGCGGGAAGTTGGAAGTGTAAAAGCATTGATGGAATGTGCTTTGGAAGTTAAAAAG gAATCAACCCTCAAAAGCGTACTGAGTGCCTTATGGAATTTGTCAGCACATTGCACTGAGAATAAAGCTGATATATGTGCTGTAGATGGTGCGCTTGCGTTTTTGGTTGGCACTCTCACTTACCGGAGCCAGACAAATACTTTAGCCATTATTGAAAGTGGAGGTGGGATATTACGGAATGTATCCAGCTTGATAGCTACAAATGAGGACCACAG GCAAATCCTAAGAGAGAACAACTGCCTACAAACTTTGTTACAACACTTGAAATCTCACAGTTTGACAATAGTCAGTAATGCATGTGGAACTTTGTGGAATCTCTCGGCAAGAAATCCTAAAGACCAGGAAGCATTATGGGATATGGGGGCTGTTAGCATGCTCAAGAATCTCATTCATTCAAAGCACAAAATGATTGCTATGGGAAGTGCTGCAGCTTTAAGGAATCTCATGGCAAATCGACCTGCAAAATATAAGGACGCCAATATTATGTCTCCTGGTTCAAGCTTGCCATCTCTTCATGTTAGGAAACAGAAAGCCCTAGAAGCAGAATTAGATGCTCAGCATTTATCTGAAACTTTTGACAATATTGACAATTTAAGTCCTAAGGCATCTCATCGTAGTAAGCAAAGACACAAGCAAAATCTTTATGGTGACTACGTTTTTGACACCAATCGACATGATGATAATAGATCAGACAATTTTAATACTGGAAATATGACTGTTCTTTCACCATATTTGAATACTACAGTATTGCCCAGCTCCTCTTCATCAAGGGGAAGTTTAGATAGTTCTCGTTCTGAAAAAGATAGAAGTTTGGAGAGGGAGCGAGGAATTGGCCTAAGCAGCTACCACCCAACTACAGAAAATCCAGGAACCTCTTCAAAGCGAGGTTTGCCAATCTCAACCACTGCAGCCCAAATTGCCAAAGTCATGGAAGAAGTATCAGCCATTCATACCTCCCAGGAAGACAGAAATTCTGGTTCTACCACCGAATTACATTGTGTGACAGATGAAAGGAATGCAATAAGAAGAAGTTCCACTGCCcacacacattcaaacacatATAATTTTACTAAGTCAGAAAATTCAAATAGGACATGCTCTATGCCTTATGGTAAATTGGAATATAAAAGATCTTCAAATGATAGTTTAAATAGCGTCAGTAGTAGTGATGGTTATGGTAAAAGAGGTCAAATGAAACCTTCAGTTGAATCCTATTCTGAAGATGATGAAAGTAAATTTTGCAGTTACGGTCAGTATCCAGCTGACCTCGCCCATAAAATACATAGTGCAAATCATATGGATGATAATGATGGAGAACTGGATACACCAATAAATTATAGTCTTAAATATTCAGATGAGCAATTGAACTCTGGAAGGCAAAGTCCTTCACAGAATGAAAGATGGGCAAGACCAAAACACATaatagaagatgaaataaaacaaaatgagcaGAGACAATCAAGGAGTCAAAATACCACTTACCCTGTATATACTGAGAGTACTGATGATAAACACCTTAAGTTCCAGCCACATTTTGGACAGCAAGAATGTGTTTCCCCATATAGGTCAAGGGGAACCAATGGTTCAGAAACAAATCGAGTGGGTTCTGGTCATGGAATTAATCAAAATGTAAACCAGTCTTTGTGTCAGGAAGATGACTATGAAGATGATAAGCCAACCAACTATAGTGAACGCTATTCTGAAGAAGAACAGCATGAGGAAGAGGAGAGACCAACAAATTATagcataaaatataatgaagaaaagCATCATGTGGATCAGCCTATTGATTATAGTTTAAAATATGCCACTGACATTTCTTCCTCACAGAAACcatcatttccattttcaaagaGTTCATCTGCACAAAACACTAAAACTGAACACATCTCTTCAAATAGTGAGAAGGCATCCACACCTTCATCCAATGCAAAGAGGCAAACTCAGTTACATCCAAGTTCAGCACAGAATAGAAACGGTCAGACTCAAAAAACTACCACTTGCAAAGTTCCCTCTATCAACCAAGAAACAATTCAGACTTACTGTGTAGAAGACACCCCAATATGTTTTTCAAGGTGCAGTTCATTATCATCTTTGTCATCAGCTGAAGATGAAATAGGATGTGATCAGACAACACAGGAAGCAGATTCTTCTAATACTCTGCaaatagcagaaataaaagagaacaatgtAACTAGATCAACTGAAGATCCTGTAAGTGAAGTTCCAACAGTATCACAGCATGGTAGAACCAAACCCAGTCGACTCCAAGCTTCCAGTCTATCTTCAGAATCAACCAGACACAAAGCTGTTGAATTTTCTTCAGGGGCCAAGTCTCCCTCCAAAAGTGGTGCTCAAACACCCAAAAGTCCACCAGAGCACTATGTTCAGGAGACTCCACTCATGTTTAGCAGATGTACTTCTGTCAGTTCACTTGATAGTTTTGAGAGTCGTTCCATTGCCAGCTCTGTTCAGAGTGAACCATGCAGTGGAATGGTAAGTGGCATTATAAGCCCCAGTGACCTTCCAGATAGCCCTGGACAAACCATGCCACCAAGCAGAAGTAaaacccctccaccacctcctcagACAGTTCAAACCAAGCGAGAGGTACCTAAAAATAAAGTACCTACTActgaaaaaagagagagtggACCTAAGCAAGCTGCTGTAAATGCTGCTGTTCAGAGGGTCCAGGTTCTTCCAGATGCTGATACTTTGTTACATTTTGCCACAGAGAGTACTCCAGATGGATTTTCTTGTTCATCTAGCCTGAGTGCCCTAAGCCTCGATGAACCATTTATACAGAAAGATGTAGAGCTAAGAATAATGCCTCCAGTTCATGAAAATGACAATGGGAATGAAACAGAACCAGAGCAGCCTGAAGAATCAAATGAAAACCAGGACAAAGAGGCAGAAAAACCTGTTGATTCTGAAAAAGATCTACTGGATGATTCAGATGATGATGATATTGAAATATTAGAAGAATGTATTATTTCTGCGATGCCAACAAAGTCATCACGCAAAGCCAAAAAGCTAGCCCAGACTGCTTCAAAATTACCTCCACCTGTGGCAAGGAAACCAAGTCAACTACCTGTGTACAAACTTCTTCCATCACAAAACAGGTTACAGGCACAAAAGCATGTTAGTTTTACACCAGGAGATGACATGCCACGGGTGTATTGTGTAGAAGGGACACCTATAAACTTTTCCACAGCTACATCTCTAAGTGATCTTACAATAGAATCCCCTCCAAATGAGTTAGCTGCTGGAGAAGGGATTAGAGCAGGGGCACAGTCAGGTGAATTTGAAAAAAGAGATACCATTCCTACAGAAGGCAGAAGTACAGATGAGGCTCAAAGAGGAAAAACCTCATCTGTAACTATGCCTGAATTGGATGACAGTAAAACAGAAGAAGGCGATATTCTTGCAGAATGCATTAATTCTGCTATGCCCAAAGGGAAAAGTCACAAGCCTTTCCGTGTGAAAAAGATAATGGACCAGGTCCAGCAAGCATCTGTGTCTTCATCTGGAactaacaaaaatcaaatagatagtaagaaaaagaaacctaCTTCACCAGTAAAACCTATGCCACAAAATACTGAGTATAGGACACGTGTGAAAAAGAACACAGACTCAAAGAATAACTTAAATACTGAACCAGCTTTCTCAGACAACAAagattcaaagaaacaaaacttgaaGACTAATTCCAAGGACTTCAATGATAAGCTACCAAATAATGAAGATAGAGTTAGAGGAAGTTTTACTTTTGATTCACCTCATCATTACACCCCTATTGAAGGAACACCTTATTGTTTTTCACGAAATGATTCTTTAAGTTCTTTAGactttgatgatgatgatgttgaccTTTCCAGGGAAAAGGCAGAATTAAGAAAGGGGAAAGACAGTAAGGATTCAGAAGCTAAAGTTACCAGCCACACAGAACTAACATCAAGCCAACAATCATCTAATAAGTCACAAGCTGTTACAAAACATCCAATAAGTCGAGGCCAGTCTAAACCCATACTACAGAAGCAACCCACTTTTCCTCAGTCATCCAAAGACATACCAGATAGAGGGGCAGCAACTGatgaaaaattacagaattttgcTATTGAAAATACACCAGTTTGCTTTTCTCgtaattcttctctgagttctctTAGTGACATTGaccaagaaaacaacaataacaaagaaaatgaacctATTAAAGAGACTGCGCCACCTGCTTCACAAGGAGAACCAAGTAAACCCCAGGCATCAGGTTATGCTCCTAAATCATTTCATGTTGAGGATACTCCTGTTTGTTTCTCAAGAAACAGTTCTCTCAGTTCTCTCAGTATTGATTCTGAAGATGACCTGTTGCAGGAATGTATAAGTTCTGcaatgccaaaaaagaaaaggcctTCAAGACTCAAGGGTGATAATGAAAAACATAGTCCCAGAAATATGGGTGGCATATTAGCTGAAGATTTGACACTTGATTTGAAAGATATACAGAAACCAGATTCAGAGCATGGTTTATCCCCTGACTCAGAAAATTTTGATTGGAAAGCTATTCAAGAAGGTGCAAATTCCATAGTGAGTAGTTTGCAtcaagctgctgctgctgcatgtTTATCTAGACAAGCTTCATCTGATTCAGATTCCATTCTTTCTCTGAAATCAGGAATCTCTCTGGGATCACCTTTTCATCTTACACCTGATCAAGAGGAAAAACCCTTCACAGGTAATAAAGGACCACGAATTCTCAAGCCTGGGGAGAAAAGTACATTGGAAACTAAAAAAATGGAATCTGAAAATAAAGGaatcaaaggaggaaaaaaagtttataaaagcTTGATTACTGGAAAAGTTCGATCTAATTCAGAAATTTCCAGCCAAATGAAACAGCCCCTTCAAACAAACATGCCTTTAATCTCTCGAGGTAGGACAATGATTCATATTCCGGGAGTTCGAAATAGCTCCTCAAGTACAAGCCCTGTTTCTAAAAAAGGCCCACCTCTTAAGACTCCAGCCTCCAAAAGCCCTAGTGAAGGTCAAGCAGCCACCACTTCCCCTAGAGGAACCAAGCCTTCAGTGAAATCAGAATTAAGCCCTGTTACCAGGCAGACTTCACAAATAGGTGGGTCAAATAAAGGGCCTTCTAGGTCAGGATCTAGAGATTCTACTCCTTCAAGACCTGCCCAGCAACCATTAACTAGACCTATGCAGTCTCCAGGGCGAAACTCAATTTCACCTGGTAGAAATGGAATAAGTCCTCCTAACAAATTATCTCAACTGCCCAGAACATCATCCCCTAGTACTGCTTCAACTAAGTCTTCAGGCTCTGGGAAAATGTCATATACATCTCCAGGCAGACAGATGAGCCAACAAAACCTTACCAAACAAACAGGCTTATCCAAGAATACCAGtagtatcccaagaagtgagtcTGCCTCCAAAGGACTAAATCAGATGAATAATAGCAATGGGTCCAGTAAAAAGGTAGAACTTTCTAGAATGTCTTCAACTAAATCAAGTGGAAGTGAATCTGATCGATCAGAGAGACCTGTATTAGTACGTCAGTCTACTTTCATCAAAGAAGCTCCAAGCCCAACCCTAAGGAGAAAATTGGAGGAATCTGCTTCATTTGAatctctttctccatcttctaGACCAGATTCTCCCACTAGGTCTCAGGCACAAACACCAGTTttaagcccttcccttcctgatATGTCTCTGTCCACACATTCATCTGTTCAGGCTGGTGGATGGCGAAAACTTCCACCCAATCTCAGTCCCACTATAGAATATAATGATGGAAGACCAGTAAAGCGTCATGATATAGCACGCTCCCATTCTGAAAGTCCTTCCAGACTTCCAATCAACAGATCAGGAACCTGGAAGCGTGAGCATAGCAAACATTCATCATCCCTTCCTCGAGTAAGCACTTGGAGAAGAACTGGAAGCTCGTCTTCAATTCTTTCTGCCTCATCAGAGTCCAGTGAAAAAGCAAAAAGTGAGGATGAAAAACATGTAAACTCTGTTTCAGGAACCAAACAAACTAAAGAAAACCAAGTATCCACAAAAGgaacatggagaaaaataaaagaaagtgaaatttcTCCCACAAATATTACTTCTCAGAACACTTCTTCGGGTGCTACAAATGGTGCTGAATCAAAAACTCTAATTTATCAAATGGCACCTGCTGTTTCTAAAACAGAGGATGTTTGGGTGAGAATTGAGGACTGTCCCATTAACAACCCTAGATCTGGAAGATCTCCCACAGGTAATACTCCCCCAGTGATTGACAGTGTTTCAGAAAAGGGAAATCCAAATGTGAAAGATTTAAAGGATAATCAGGGAAAACAAAATGGGGGTAATGGCAGTGTCCCCGTGCACACCATGGGTTTGGAAAACCGCCTGAACTCCTTTATTCAGGTAGATGCCCCAGACCAAAAAGGAACTGAGACAAAACAGGGACAGAGTAATCCTGTTCCTGCAGCAGAGACTAGTGAAAGCTCTATAGCAGAGCGTACCCCTTTCAGTTCAAGCAGCTCAAGCAAACACAGTTCACCTAGTGGAACTGTTGCTGCCAGAGTGACTCCTTTTAATTACAACCCAAGTCCTAGGAAAAGCAGCGCAGATAGCACTTCAGCTCGCCCATCTCAGATCCCAACACCAGTGAATAACACCAAGAAACGAGACTCAAAAACTGACAGCACAGAATCCAGTGGAACTCAAAGTCCTAAGCGCCATTCTGGGTCTTACCTTGTGACATCTGTTTAA